The Maniola hyperantus chromosome 12, iAphHyp1.2, whole genome shotgun sequence genome has a segment encoding these proteins:
- the LOC117986966 gene encoding aminopeptidase N-like, with the protein MSLSTSRQQFLAYEAHAEPDIHYRRKGGVFISTCICVCFIIFAALIAALVGIIVYYVTYSRVTQQSEDFWNDEPFGLSTKPSPDLRLPTTITPSFYRLKIKADLETSTFTGDVLITIRASKSTNEIILHAKNLSINENITLTEQTYQIEPTTKIKREVTNMENVTTEQTNSTIADLDIVNSTTSEPTPTDAATTDNATVSTTASPGDTEGTTGVPSVVTPQSDKEVTLSNVRDVKVKNMEFSTGDRLILHLETPLSANVDYTLQMAFHGEILNTLTGFYKSTYREGNQDKQFGVTQFEPTSARAAFPCFDEPAFKAKFEISLAHRQNISVLSNMKIAAQEPIESEPGWQWTHFDRSVKMSTYLVAYVLSDFKYLETSYTSKDNVTKPIRIWARPSLIKNAKYSMTIIPKLLAFYEDVFGVPYVLDKIDFVAIPDFSNGAMENWGLITFRETNLLYDENDGVPRLKQNVAIDVAHELAHQWFGNLVTMKWWTDLWLNEGFATYIEYVGVNHITPEWNILETFTRDKMGLLRSDALKNTSPVSRQVVDASEISQKFDEISYSKGANLIRMLNHTISYDLFHKALVGYLNKWKYHNAEENDLWDSMSEATSSDPSLKGLSVKEFMNTWTRQPGYPVVNVHRDYDTGYVTFQQNLFTHAPEVSAKAKDQKWSIPISYTTMDVPSGNWSTKPKLWLNGRTLQPLLPVNRTQALYVNVDAIGYYRVNYDQKNWELLSAALKSNAINNPITKAQLIDDAFNLAKAGQLNYSYALGLATCVLDGEDSRFVWDMLLDNIYFLKENLRATSGYIYFQDYVKLLLKKQLERVNYGLNKPKDDNEAFLIENLVLWECLMESPRCLKWAKDEFEKWIENPELSEVPNYLRSLVYNMAIRYGGRREFELVWERYLNASDPNMQNLLLLNLPATREESLIAFLLEKSLTDIPNQSASVVWSVEPPVGSKVAQDFLIEHFDRVYDKFTGIDSFMFPIVLNCAFGSIRTNDELDKLKHMALQHEDKLMPMSQVLQKIIDTATLRISWIQRYAAGINDWVKQYVTETATHNSTNSAITPLAPTLTQNITINITNNTSTTPSPLIVNT; encoded by the exons ATGTCTCTGTCCACTAGTCGCCAGCAGTTCCTGGCGTACGAGGCCCACGCGGAGCCCGACATCCACTACAGGAGGAAGGGCGGAGTCTTCATATCCACCTGCATTTGTGTCTGCTTTATCATATTCGCAGCGCTAATAGCCGCTCTAGTGGGCATTATCGTCTACTATGTCACCTATTCCAGG GTAACCCAGCAATCAGAAGACTTTTGGAACGATGAACCATTCGGACTATCTACCAAACCATCACCCGACCTCCGCTTACCAACGACAATCACACCAAGTTTctacagattaaaaataaaagctgaCTTAGAAACATCCACATTCACAGGTGACGTCCTAATAACTATACGAGCCAGTAAGAGTACAAATGAAATCATCCTGCACGCTAAGAACCTCAGTATCAATGAGAATATTACATTAACGGAGCAAACTTATCAAATTGAACCGACAACGAAAATAAAACGTGAAGTTACTAATATGGAAAATGTCACAACTGAACAAACAAATTCGACTATTGCGGATT TAGACATAGTCAACAGTACCACTTCTGAACCGACGCCGACTGACGCTGCTACAACGGATAACGCCACAGTCAGTACTACAGCCAGCCCTGGTGATACGGAGGGTACAACCGGTGTACCCTCTGTAGTAACTCCTCAGTCTGACAAAGAGGTCACCCTGAGCAATGTCCGTGATGTCAAAGTTAAGAACATGGAGTTCAGTAcag GTGACCGTCTGATTCTGCATCTGGAAACACCTCTCTCGGCCAACGTGGACTATACTCTACAAATGGCGTTCCATGGGGAGATTCTGAACACTTTAACTGGATTCTATAAGAGCACTTATAGAGAGGGCAATCAAGACAA GCAATTCGGAGTGACGCAGTTCGAGCCGACGTCCGCGCGGGCCGCTTTCCCTTGCTTTGACGAGCCGGCATTCAAAGCCAAGTTTGAGATAAGCCTCGCCCACCGCCAGAACATCTCCGTCCTCTCCAACATGAAGATCGCCGCCCAGGAACCCAT TGAATCAGAACCAGGTTGGCAATGGACCCACTTCGACAGATCCGTCAAAATGTCCACATACCTCGTCGCTTACGTCCTATCCGACTTCAAGTACCTAGAGACCAGCTATACGAGCAAAGACAACGTGACCAAACCCATCCGGATATGGGCAAGACCGTCCCTGATCAAGAATGCCAAATATTCCATGACAATCATTCCGAAACTCTTGGCTTTCTATGAGGATGTGTTTGGAGTGCCGTATGTTTTGGATAAAATCGATTTTGTAGCGATACCAGACTTTTCCAATGGAGCTATGGAGAATTGGGGGTTGATCACTTTCAG AGAAACAAACCTATTGTATGACGAGAATGATGGAGTCCCCCGTCTGAAGCAGAACGTGGCAATCGATGTGGCTCACGAGTTGGCTCACCAGTGGTTCGGCAACCTCGTCACCATGAAGTGGTGGACCGACTTGTGGCTCAACGAGGGCTTCGCTACTTACATCGAATACGTCGGGGTCAATCAC ATCACACCAGAATGGAACATTCTAGAGACATTCACTCGCGACAAGATGGGCCTGCTAAGATCCGACGCCCTCAAGAACACCTCCCCAGTGTCCAGACAAGTGGTGGACGCGTCCGAGATCTCGCAGAAGTTCGACGAGATCTCTTACTCTAAGGGTGCCAATCTCATCCGGATGCTGAATCACACCATCTCCTACGACCTGTTCCACAAGGCGTTGGTTGGGTACTTGAATAAATG GAAGTACCATAACGCGGAAGAGAACGACCTTTGGGACTCAATGTCGGAAGCGACTAGTTCAGACCCCAGCCTGAAAGGGCTCTCAGTGAAGGAGTTCATGAACACGTGGACGCGCCAGCCGGGCTACCCCGTCGTTAACGTGCACAGGGACTACGACACGGGATACGTCACTTTCCAACAG AATTTGTTCACACACGCACCAGAAGTATCAGCAAAGGCCAAGGATCAGAAGTGGAGTATCCCCATCAGTTACACCACGATGGACGTCCCTTCCGGCAACTGGAGCACTAAGCCCAAGCTCTGGCTCAACGGGAGGACCCTGCAACCTCTGCTGCCCGTCAACCGGACACAGGCCTTGTACGTCAACGTGGACGCTATTG GTTACTACCGTGTGAACTACGACCAAAAGAATTGGGAGCTTCTCAGCGCGGCTCTCAAATCCAACGCCATAAACAACCCCATAACAAAGGCACAGTTGATAGACGACGCCTTCAACCTGGCCAAAGCCGGGCAGCTCAACTACAGCTACGCGCTCGGCCTCGCCACTTGCGTCCTCGACGGGGAGGACTCGCGCTTCGTGTGGGACATGCTGCTCGACAACATATACTTCCTCAAGGAGAACCTGAGGGCCACGTCGGGATATATCTACTTCCAA GATTACGTCAAGCTGCTGCTGAAGAAGCAACTCGAACGAGTCAACTACGGGCTCAACAAACCCAAAGACGACAATGAGGCATTCCTCATAGAGAACCTGGTCCTCTGGGAGTGCTTGATGGAGTCTCCTCGATGTTTGAAATGGGCTAAGGATGAATTCGAAAAGTGGATCGAAAACCCGGAGTTGAGCGA AGTTCCAAACTACCTCCGTTCGCTGGTATACAACATGGCGATCAGATACGGCGGTCGGCGCGAGTTCGAGCTTGTTTGGGAGCGGTACCTCAACGCGTCGGACCCCAACATGCAAAACCTGCTGCTGCTCAACCTGCCCGCCACGAGGGAGGAGTCGCTGATTGCCTT TTTGCTAGAGAAGAGTCTGACGGACATACCTAACCAGAGCGCATCAGTGGTCTGGTCGGTGGAGCCGCCAGTGGGCAGCAAGGTCGCGCAGGACTTCCTCATCGAGCACTTCGACAGAGTGTACGACAAGTTCACCGGCATCGACTCCTTCATGTTCCCCATCGTGCTCAACTGCGCCTTCGGCAGCATCCGCACCAACGACGAGCTGGATAAG CTCAAGCACATGGCGCTGCAGCATGAGGACAAGCTGATGCCGATGTCGCAGGTGCTGCAGAAGATAATAGACACGGCCACGCTGCGCATCAGCTGGATACAGCGGTACGCGGCCGGCATCAACGACTGGGTCAAGCAGTATGTTACTG AGACCGCAACGCACAACAGTACAAACTCAGCAATCACCCCTCTGGCGCCGACTCTCACGCAAAACATTACGATAAACATCACAAACAACACGAGTACAACGCCTAGTCCTCTAATTGTTAATACTTAG